In Deltaproteobacteria bacterium, the genomic stretch CGCGCTCAACGAGTCTACCGCCGGCAAGAAGGCAAAGGATCAGTTCAAGGGCGAGTTCGAGAAGATGCAGAACGGCTTGAAGTCCGAGAAGGACTCCCTCGACCGCGTGAAGGACGACCTCGACAAGAAAAGCACGGTCCTCAGCGAGGACCAGAAGAAGACCAAGCTGGAGGACTTCGAGCGCCGCCGTCGCGACCTCCGCCGCAAACTCGAGGACTCCGATGCCGAGCTCCGCAAGAAGGACCAGGAGCTCACCGGCAGCATCCTCAAGGATCTCGCCGTCGTGATCCAGGAGATCGGCGAGCGCGAGGGCTACACCCTCATTCTCGAGAACTCGAGCAGCTCCGTGCTCTACGGGTCGAAGTCGATCGACATCACCGAATCGGTGATCAAGGCCTTCGACGCGAAGCGCTGACGGAGCCCGCTCGGCCCGTCCGGCCATGGGTGACGACGAGGGCGGCGCGGCCGCGGTGGAAGGCGAGTCGGTCGATTTCGCCGCCGTCGCGCGCCTGCTTCCGCAGAGCTACCCGCACCGTCTGATCGACCGGGTCGTCGTCTGCGAGGCGGGACGCCGCCTCGTCGCCCACAAGGGCGTGACGGCGGGCGAGCCCTTCTTCGCCGGCCACTTCCCGGGGTGGCCGGTCATGCCGGGCGTCCTGATGTGCGAGGCCATGGCCCAGGCGAGCGCGCTGCTCGTGGCTCGCACCGACCCGCCGCCAGACGATGGCACGAGCCTCACGGTCACCGGCCTCGAGCGCGTCCGCTTCCGGCAGCCGGTGGTTCCCGGCGACGTGCTCGAGATCGAGGTCGCCGTCGCCACGCGCACCGCCGAGCAGTGGCGCTTGCGGGGCCGCGTCCGCGTTGGCGCCGCGGTCGTCGCGGAGACCGATTTCGACCTCGCGGTGCGCGCGCCCGCCGGACCGGCCATCCATCCGACCGCGGTGCTCGCGCCCGGCGCGGCGCTCGGCGTCGGCGTGCGGATCGGACCGTACGCGGTGATCGGCGCGCACGTCCGGCTCGGCGACCGGACCTCGGTCGGCCCGCACGCGGTCCTCGACGGACACACCACGATCGGCGCCGCCAACCGGATCTTCCAGTTCGCGAGCGTCGGCGCCGAGCCCCAAGATCTGAAGTACCGCGGCGAGCCGAGCCGGCTCGTCCTCGGCGACCGCAACATCATCCGCGAGTTCGCGACCCTGAATCCGGGGACGACCGGAGGCGGGATGCTCACGCAGCTCGGCGACGACAACCTGGTGATGAACTACGCCCACGTCGGCCACGATTCGCGCATCGGGAGCCGCTGCATCCTCGCCAACAGCTCGGCGCTCGCGGGCCACGTCACGCTCGAGGACTTCGTGTTCGTGGGCGGCCTCGCGGCGGTGCACCAGTTCTGCCACATCGGGGAGTCGGCGCTGCTCGGCGGCGGCGCCATGGTCACGCACGACGTCCCGCCGTTCTGCAACGCCTCGGGCGACCGCGCGCGGCTGCGGGGGCTGAACGTCGTCGGGCTCCGCCGCCGCGGCTTCGACGCCGCCCGCATCCGGGTGGTGAAGCAGGCCTATCGCCTCCTCTTCGACGCCGGGCTGCCGCTCGCCGAGGCCCGGACCCGTACCGCCCGGGAGCTCGGGGCGTACCCCGACGTCGCGCGCATGCTGGCGTTCATCGCGGCATCCAAGCGCGGCCTCTGTCCGGCGGGACGGGCCGGCGGTGACGACGATGGCGCCGACTGAGCGCATCGGGCTCATCGCCGGCAACGGGCGCTTTCCGCTGCTCTTCGCGGCGGCCGCCCGCCGCGCGGGGATAGACGTCGTCGCCGTCGCGCACCAGCACGAGACGCCGGACGAGATCGCGAACCTCGTGAGCCACCTCACCTGGGTGCGCGTCGGCGAGCTCGGCAAGATCATCCGCACCTTCAAGCACGCCGGCGTCGAGCGCGCCGTCATGGCGGGCGGCATCGGGAAGCCCCGACAGCTCTCGGACTTCCGGCCGGACTTCCGCGGCGCCGCCTTCATCGCCAAGACGCGGAGCCTGCGCGACGACGTGCTGCTGCGCGGCGTGGCGGGCGAACTCGAGCACGACGGCATCACGATCGTCGCGTCCACGCTTTTTCTCGGCGACCTGGTGCCGCAGGTCGGCACCCTCACCCGCAAGGCGCCGAAGAGCCGCGAGTGGGACGACATCCGCTTCGGGCTCGAGGTGGCGCGGGAGGTGGGGCGGTTCGAGGTCGGGCAGAGCGTGGTGGTGAAGCGGCGGACCGTGATCGCCGTCGAGGGCATCGAGGGCACCGACGCCGCCATCCGGCGCGGCGGCGAGCTCGGGCGGGGCGGCATCGTGGTGGTGAAGGTCAGCAAGCCGGGCCAGGATCTGCGCTTCGACGTACCGGCGGTCGGCATGACAACGATCGAGGTGATGCGCGAGGTCGGCGCGCGCGTCCTCGCGCTCGAAGCCGGCCGCACCCTCATGATCGACCGCGAAGAAATGATTCGCGCGGCCGACGCGGCCGGGATCGCCATCGTCGCCGTCGAGTGACCCGCCTCGTGTAGACCCGGGCGCTGCGATCGACTAGCTTCGGGCTCTTCGGCGGCGGCAACTCGCCGGGCATGCCGATTTTCCGTATCGTGCGCATTTGCAGGATGCCGCGGGGAGATCTCGCATATCCGTCACGGTGCAATCTGGCATGTCGCTTGCTGCCCCCACCGTTGGCGGCTTCAGGTCCGGACGCATGCGACCCGTGTTCCAACATAGGTTTCTCGACACCGACGCCACGCTGACCCTCGGCGGCATCTCGCCGACCGAGAAGGTCATCGCGTTCTGCCGGGTCCTGCTCGCAACCGCGACCTTCGCGATCATGATCGTCGATCCGAAGGCGCCCCTCTGGCCGGTGGTCGCCTATCCGCTCGTCGGCTCGTACGTCGCCGTGAGCCTCGTGCTCTTCCTCCTCGTCCGGAGCGAGGTCGTCCGCGGCCGCAAGGTCGGGCCGTACTCGGTCGTACTCGACATGGTGTACGGCGTACTGATCACGCTGTTCACCGAGCGCGGCGCGACCCCGTTCTTCCTCCTGAATCTCTTCGTGATCGCCAGCGTCAGCGTGCGCTGGGGCTTCCGGGCGTCGGCGCCGGTCACGATCTTCCTCGCCGGCCTCTACCCGGTGTTGATCTTCGTCGCGAGCCGCTGGCTCGAGCCCGACTTCTTCAGCGTGCAGCGCGCGCACTTCTTCCGGCCGATCTACCTGGTGGCGCTCGGGTACCTGATCGCGTATCTCGGCGAACACGAGCGGCGCTCGAAGCAGAAGCTCGGCGTGATGCTCGATCTCACCACCGCCATCCGGCCGGGACGCCCGCCAGGCTGGGCGCTCACCCACATCATGCGGCGCATCCTGCGCCACTACGACGCCCCGCGCGGCGTCGTCGTCCTGCGCGACCCCGAAAGCCGGCGCTACTTCACGTGGGACATGGACCGGACGGGCGGGCGCCTGAAGGTCGGGCTCCGCATCTCCGAAACCGATCCCTATCCCTTGCCGTTCGCGAGCTCGACCGAGGCGTTCTTCTGCAACACCTCCGACCCGCGCGGGCTCAGCGCGCTCTGCTACGACGTCGTGAGCGGTGCCACCCAGCGGAAGGTCGTGGCCGGCGACGCGCGCCTGCCGGCGAGCGGCTCGGATCAGGCGCTCCTCATGGTGCCGATCCTGATTCAGCGCGAGCTCCGCGGCCGGGCCATGGTGCTGCGCAAGCGGCGGCCGAAGTTCGCGCGCGAAGACATGGAGTTCCTGCTGCTCGTCGTCGGCCAGGCGGCGGCGGCCTTCGAGGCGGCCCGCCTGCAGGCGAAGGCCGAGGAGGTCGCCGTGCTGGAAGAGCGCGCCCGCATCGCGCGCGACCTGCACGACGGCTTCATCCAGTCGCTCGCCGGCATCGATCTCCGCGCCGAGGCCTGCCTCAAGATGATCGAGAAGGATCCCGCCCGGGTCCCGCGCGAGCTCGCCGAGCTGCAGCAGACGGTCGAACGCGGGTATCGCGAGGTCCGGCACTACCTGAACGTGCTGCGGAGCTCGAGCCGCGAGGCCCACGACCTGCGGACGACGCTCGAGCAAGTGGCGGCGGAGTTCTCGATCCGGGAGCGCTTGCGGGTCGCGCTCGAGCTGCCGGCCGACGAGGCGGAGCTGCCGCCCTCGACCGCATACGAGCTCACGCAGATCGTGCGCGAGGCTTTGCGCAACGCCGTTCGTCACGGCTCGGCCAAGGAGGCGACGGTGAAGCTCACCGTCTACGGGCCGCACTGCTCGCTGCTCATCCAGGACAACGGGCGCGGCTTCAAGCCGTCCTCCGGGTCGGTCGGCGCCGACGGGGTCGTGCAGCCGCACGTGGTGCCCTGGTCCATCCGCGAGCGCACCGCGTCGCTCGGGGGCACGCTGCGCGTCCGCAGTCCGGCCGGCCGCGGGGTCGAGATCCACGTCGTCGTCCCGGCCACATCGACGGAATCGGCATCGACGCGAAGCAGGAGGACCGCATGAACATCCAGCCACGACGCCGCCGCGTCGTCATCGTCGACGACCACACGCTGTTCCGCGACGGGCTCCGCACCATCCTCGGCATGGAGGACGACTTCGAGGTCATCGCCGACGTCGAGAGCGCCGAGGACATCGTCGAGCTGATGTGGGAGACGAAGCCGGACGTGTTGCTCCTCGACATCCGCATGCCGCAGGGAAGCGGTCTCGACGCGATCCCGGCGATCTGCCGGATCAGCCCCAACACGACGGTCATCGTGCTGACCGCGTGCGACGAGATGGAGGAACACGTGCGCGCCTTCAAGCTCGGCGCCCGCGGTGTCGTGCTCAAGGACTCGGCGCGCACCACGCTCGTGCAGGCGATCCGCTCCGTGTGTCGCGGCGAGACCTGGATGGACCCTCGCATGCGCGGCGTCCTGGTGGCCGAGCTCGCGCGCAGCGGCGACGCCGGCGAGAACATCACGATCGACCGCGACGACGGCCTGACCGACCGGGAGCTCGAGATCGTGCGCCTGGTAGCCGCCGGCAAGAAGAACAAGGAGGTCGCCGAGCAGCTCTCGATCAGCGAGCGGACCGTGCGCACGAACCTGACCAGCGTCTTCCAGAAGCTCGGGGTGCGCGATCGGATCGGCCTCGTGATGTACGCCCTCCGCCACGGCCTCACGGCCGCGGCGTAGCCGACGCGCCGCGGTCCCGTCGGCCGCCTTCGTGCGGCGCCCGGAGCGGCCCACCGCGGCTCCGGATAGTGTCGCAGTCTGATAGTGATCCCGAGTGTCGGTGTGCGGCGAGCTGTCTTGGGTGTCGCCGGCGAGTGGGTCCGGGATCGCTTCTACGGTCGCCGGGTCGCTCCCACCCGGCGCGTAAAGCCCGCCGGCGTTTCTCCGCCTTGCGCAATACGCGAGCTGCGGCTCCCCGAAGCGATCCCGGACCCACCCGCCGGCGATTCGACTCACACGAGGCTCGGCGGATGCGGCGCGCGGACTCGTCCCGCATCGCAGGGCGCACGTCGCGACGGATCGAGGCGGATCGACAGGGTCCTGAGGATCGAAAGGATGCAGCAGGCGGGCGGGTCGGGGACGGGCCCGGGGAGCGGCAGCTCGCTTGACCGCAGAGCGGAGAAGCGCCGGCGGGCCTTACGCGCTGGGCGTCAGCGACCCCGCGACCGTAGGGCCCGTCCCCGACCCGCCCGCCTGCTGCCACCGATCGCTCCGCCGCGCGAGGATCGAACTGAGACACTACCCGCCTCCGGGGCGCGATGGTCGGCGGCGCGTGATCGTGCTACGCGGGGCGCGTTGGACTCGGCGGCGACGACGAATCCACTGCGCGCGGCCGTGGTGGGGGTGGGGCATCTGGGGCGGTTCCACGCGGAGAAATACGCGGCGCTCCCGGGTGTCGCGCTCGTCGCCGTGGTCGACCGCGACGCGGCGCGCGCGCGCGAGGTCGCGGACGTGTTCGGCGTCGCCGTCGCCGACGACCACCGCGCCCTCGCCGGCCGCGTCGACTGCGCGAGTGTCGCGGTCCCGACCGGAGCGCACGCCGAGATCGGCCGCGACCTGCTCACCGCCGGCATCGACCTCCTGGTCGAGAAGCCGCTCGCCTCCACCGCGGCCGAGGGCGCCGCCCTCGTGCGCGCCGCGGCCGAGCGCGGGCGCATCCTCCAGGTCGGCCACCTCGAGCGCTTCAATCCGGCGCTCCGCGCCGCACAGGCCGTCATCACCGAGCCGAAGTTCCTCGAATGCCACCGCCTCGCTCCCTTCGTCGAGCGCGGCACCGACGTCGACGTGATCCGCGACCTCATGATCCACGACCTCGACGTCATCCAGAGCTTCGTCGCGGCCGAGGTCGAGAGCGTCGAGGCCGTCGGCGTCCCGGTCCTGACGCCGCGGGTCGACATCGCGAACGCGCGCATCCGCTTCGCGAACGGCTGCATCGCGAACGTGACGGCGAGCCGCGTCTCGATGAAGCGCGAGCGCATGCTGCGCCTCTTCCAGCCCGACGCGTACGTCGCGATCGACTACGACCAGCGGCGCGTGCGCATCGTGCGGCGCGAGGCGAGCGCCACGCCGGGCGGCCTCCCGGGCATCGTCGCCGACGAGCACGACGCGGGGCAGGGCGACCCACTGCGCGACGAGATCGCCGCGTTCGTCGACGCCGTCCGCACGCGCGCCACGCCGCTCGTGAGCGGCCGCGAGGGCCTGCGCGCCCTCGAGCTCGCCGAGCGCATCGCGGCGGCGCTCGAGTCGCCCGCGTGACCGCGCAGCCGGCCTCGGCGGGCGCGGGCCGCGACGTCGTGCTCGTGGCCGGCGAGGCGTCCGGCGACATGCACGGCGCGGACCTGGTCGCCGCGCTCCGGCGCCGCCTGCCCGGCGTCCGGGTGCGCGGGATCGGCGGTGCCCGCCTGCGCGCCGCCGGCATGGACACGCTGATCGACGCGGGGACACTCGCCACGATGGGCCTCGTCGAGGCGCGCGAACGGCTCGGCGCGCTCTGGCGGGCCTACCGCCGCGTGCGCCGCATCGTCCGCGAGGAGCACCCCGACCTCCTGATCCTCATCGACTTCGCCGAGTTCAACCTGGCGCTGGCGGGAGTCGCCAGACGCGCCGGCGTCCCGGTCCTCTATTACATCAGCCCGCAGGTCTGGGCGTGGCGCCGCGGCCGGGTGCGGAAGATCGCGCGGCGCGTGAGCCGCCTCGCCGTCGTGTTTCCGTTCGAGGTGCCGGTCTACGCCGGCTCGGGTGCGCGCGCCGACTTCGTCGGCCATCCGCTCCTCGACCTCGTGCGGGTCGGCCGGGACCGCGCCGCGTTCGTCGCCGCCCACGGCCTCGACCCCGCCAAGCGCCTGGTCGCGCTCCTCCCGGGAAGCCGCGCCAAGGAGATGCAGCTCCTGCTCCCGGCGATGGCCGAGGCGGCGGCGCGGCTCACCGCGCGGGGCGACGTCCAGTGCATGCTCGCCCTCGCCGACACGTTGAGCGAGGCCGACATCGGCGTTAGCATGCGCGGCGCCGCGCTGCCGTTTCCGGTGGCGCGCGGCGAAACCTACGACCTGGTGCACGCGAGCGACGTGGCAATCGTGGCATCCGGCACGGCAACCCTGGAGACGGCCCTCTTGGAACGTCCGATGGTGATCGTGTACCGCACCGCGCCCCTGACCTACGCGCTCGCGCGCCGGCTCGTGTCGGTCCCGTTCATCGGCATGCCGAACCTGATCGCCGGCCGCGGCGTCGTCCCCGAGCTCATCCAAGACGCGGCGACGGCCGACCGCATGGTCGCCGAGGCCGAGCGCTTCCTCGACGACCCGGCGTACACCGCCGCGACCCGCCAGGCGCTCGCCGAGATCCGTCCCGCGCTCGGCGGCGGCGGCGCCGCGGAGCGGGCCGCCGCGATCGCCGCGGAGATGCTCGCGTGAGCTCCGAAACGGCCCCGGCGGCGCGCGGATCCGGCGCTACCTATCTCCGGCTGCTGCGCTATCTCCGTCCCTACCTCTGGCCGTGGTTCACGGGCGCGATGGTGGCGATGCTCCTCTTCAGCGCGACGACCGGCGTGCTGCCGCTCCTCGTGGAGCGCGTGTTCGACGACATCTTCGCCGCCCACAAGACGACGGCGCTCCGGCTCCTGCCGGTCGCGATCGTGTTGATCTTCTTGTTCCGCGGCATCACGAGCTTCGCGCAGAGCTACCTCATGGATCTCGTCGGCCAGCGGATCATCTGCGACCTGCGCGACGAGTTGAACCAGCACATCCAGCGCCTCTCCCTCTCGTTCTTCAATCGGACGCCGACGGGCGACATCCTGTCGCGCGTCAGCAACGACGTGGCGCTCGTGCGAACGGCGCTGACCGACGCGGTCGCGTCGGTGATGCGCGACACGACCTCGCTCGTCGCGCTCGTCGTCGTCGCCTTCTACAAGGACCCGACGCTCGCCCTGATCGCGTTCCTCGTGTTCCCGGCGTCGGTGCTGCCCATCGTGAAGCTCTCGCAGCGCCTGCGCCGCTTCAGCAAGCGCGGCCAGCGCACTCTCGGACTCCTCACGGCGCTCCTCCAGGAAACCGTGCAGGGCAACCGGGTCGTGAAGGCCTTCGGGATGGAGGACTACGAACGCGAGCGCTTCCAGGCCGAGAACCGCCGGCTCTACCGCCTCTACATGAAGGCGAGCATGATCAAAGCGCTCACGACGCCCGCGCTCGAGGTGCTGGCGGCCTTCGCGATCGGCGGAGTCGTCTGGTACGGCGGCACGACCGTCATCGCGGGCGGCCGGAGCCAGGGGTCCTTCCTCGCGTTCCTGACCGCGATGTTCCTCCTGTACGAGCCGTTCAAGCGCCTCGCCAAGTCGAACGCGACCATCCAGCAAGGCGTCGCGGGCGCGGAGCGCGTCTTCGAGCTGCTCGACACCGAACCCGAGGTGGCGGATCGGCCCGGCGCGCGCGCCCTCTCGGCCATGCGCCGCGGGATCGTGTTCGAGCGCGTCGGGTTCCGCTACGGAGCCGAGCCGGTGCTGAAGGACGTGGACCTCACGATCCACGCGGGCGAGGTCGTCGCCCTCGTCGGCATGAGCGGCGGCGGCAAGAGCACGCTCGCCGACCTCATCCCGCGCTTCTACGACGTGACCGAGGGCCGCATCGCGATCGACGGCGTCGACGTCCGCGACTACACGCTGCGCTCGCTGCGCGCCCAGATCGCGATCGTCACGCAGTTCACCTTCCTCTTCAACGACACCGTCCGCGCGAACGTCGCCTACGGCGACCCCGGGAAATCCCTGGCCGACGTCGTCGCGGCCGCCAAGGCGGCGAACGCCCACGAGTTCGTCACCGCGCTGCCGCAGGGCTACGACACCCCCATCGGCGAGCTCGGCGTCACGCTCTCGGGTGGACAGCGGCAGCGGCTCGCGATCGCCCGCGCGCTTCTCAAGGACGCGCCGATCTTGATCCTCGACGAGGCGACGTCCGCGCTCGACACCGAGTCGGAGCGGCTGGTGCAGCAGGCGCTCGAACGCCTCATGGTGAACCGTACGACGCTCGTCATCGCGCACCGGCTGTCGACGATCCGCCGCGCCGATCGCATCGTCGTCGTGGTGCGCGGGCAGATCGTCGAGGAGGGCACGCACGAGGAGCTGCTGGCGCTCGGAGCCGAGTACCGCAAGCTCCACGACCTGCAGTTCCAGGATCCCGCGCCGGCGGCGACGGACCCCGACCGCCTGCTGCACTAGAGCCTCTTCCACGAGGTGCCGCCTCGCTCTCGGCGGCACCTTGTGGGAAGCTCCCGGCGTGGCGAAGCTCCGGGCGCGTCGCG encodes the following:
- the lpxI gene encoding UDP-2,3-diacylglucosamine diphosphatase LpxI (LpxI, functionally equivalent to LpxH, replaces it in LPS biosynthesis in a minority of bacteria.); this translates as MAPTERIGLIAGNGRFPLLFAAAARRAGIDVVAVAHQHETPDEIANLVSHLTWVRVGELGKIIRTFKHAGVERAVMAGGIGKPRQLSDFRPDFRGAAFIAKTRSLRDDVLLRGVAGELEHDGITIVASTLFLGDLVPQVGTLTRKAPKSREWDDIRFGLEVAREVGRFEVGQSVVVKRRTVIAVEGIEGTDAAIRRGGELGRGGIVVVKVSKPGQDLRFDVPAVGMTTIEVMREVGARVLALEAGRTLMIDREEMIRAADAAGIAIVAVE
- a CDS encoding Gfo/Idh/MocA family oxidoreductase; translated protein: MQQAGGSGTGPGSGSSLDRRAEKRRRALRAGRQRPRDRRARPRPARLLPPIAPPREDRTETLPASGARWSAARDRATRGALDSAATTNPLRAAVVGVGHLGRFHAEKYAALPGVALVAVVDRDAARAREVADVFGVAVADDHRALAGRVDCASVAVPTGAHAEIGRDLLTAGIDLLVEKPLASTAAEGAALVRAAAERGRILQVGHLERFNPALRAAQAVITEPKFLECHRLAPFVERGTDVDVIRDLMIHDLDVIQSFVAAEVESVEAVGVPVLTPRVDIANARIRFANGCIANVTASRVSMKRERMLRLFQPDAYVAIDYDQRRVRIVRREASATPGGLPGIVADEHDAGQGDPLRDEIAAFVDAVRTRATPLVSGREGLRALELAERIAAALESPA
- a CDS encoding OmpH family outer membrane protein, which codes for MRRFTLILLIILGAPLAVALPAARAIAADMKVGIVDLQRALNESTAGKKAKDQFKGEFEKMQNGLKSEKDSLDRVKDDLDKKSTVLSEDQKKTKLEDFERRRRDLRRKLEDSDAELRKKDQELTGSILKDLAVVIQEIGEREGYTLILENSSSSVLYGSKSIDITESVIKAFDAKR
- the lpxA gene encoding acyl-ACP--UDP-N-acetylglucosamine O-acyltransferase, translated to MGDDEGGAAAVEGESVDFAAVARLLPQSYPHRLIDRVVVCEAGRRLVAHKGVTAGEPFFAGHFPGWPVMPGVLMCEAMAQASALLVARTDPPPDDGTSLTVTGLERVRFRQPVVPGDVLEIEVAVATRTAEQWRLRGRVRVGAAVVAETDFDLAVRAPAGPAIHPTAVLAPGAALGVGVRIGPYAVIGAHVRLGDRTSVGPHAVLDGHTTIGAANRIFQFASVGAEPQDLKYRGEPSRLVLGDRNIIREFATLNPGTTGGGMLTQLGDDNLVMNYAHVGHDSRIGSRCILANSSALAGHVTLEDFVFVGGLAAVHQFCHIGESALLGGGAMVTHDVPPFCNASGDRARLRGLNVVGLRRRGFDAARIRVVKQAYRLLFDAGLPLAEARTRTARELGAYPDVARMLAFIAASKRGLCPAGRAGGDDDGAD
- the lpxB gene encoding lipid-A-disaccharide synthase, which gives rise to MHGADLVAALRRRLPGVRVRGIGGARLRAAGMDTLIDAGTLATMGLVEARERLGALWRAYRRVRRIVREEHPDLLILIDFAEFNLALAGVARRAGVPVLYYISPQVWAWRRGRVRKIARRVSRLAVVFPFEVPVYAGSGARADFVGHPLLDLVRVGRDRAAFVAAHGLDPAKRLVALLPGSRAKEMQLLLPAMAEAAARLTARGDVQCMLALADTLSEADIGVSMRGAALPFPVARGETYDLVHASDVAIVASGTATLETALLERPMVIVYRTAPLTYALARRLVSVPFIGMPNLIAGRGVVPELIQDAATADRMVAEAERFLDDPAYTAATRQALAEIRPALGGGGAAERAAAIAAEMLA
- a CDS encoding response regulator transcription factor, giving the protein MNIQPRRRRVVIVDDHTLFRDGLRTILGMEDDFEVIADVESAEDIVELMWETKPDVLLLDIRMPQGSGLDAIPAICRISPNTTVIVLTACDEMEEHVRAFKLGARGVVLKDSARTTLVQAIRSVCRGETWMDPRMRGVLVAELARSGDAGENITIDRDDGLTDRELEIVRLVAAGKKNKEVAEQLSISERTVRTNLTSVFQKLGVRDRIGLVMYALRHGLTAAA
- the msbA gene encoding lipid A export permease/ATP-binding protein MsbA, with amino-acid sequence MSSETAPAARGSGATYLRLLRYLRPYLWPWFTGAMVAMLLFSATTGVLPLLVERVFDDIFAAHKTTALRLLPVAIVLIFLFRGITSFAQSYLMDLVGQRIICDLRDELNQHIQRLSLSFFNRTPTGDILSRVSNDVALVRTALTDAVASVMRDTTSLVALVVVAFYKDPTLALIAFLVFPASVLPIVKLSQRLRRFSKRGQRTLGLLTALLQETVQGNRVVKAFGMEDYERERFQAENRRLYRLYMKASMIKALTTPALEVLAAFAIGGVVWYGGTTVIAGGRSQGSFLAFLTAMFLLYEPFKRLAKSNATIQQGVAGAERVFELLDTEPEVADRPGARALSAMRRGIVFERVGFRYGAEPVLKDVDLTIHAGEVVALVGMSGGGKSTLADLIPRFYDVTEGRIAIDGVDVRDYTLRSLRAQIAIVTQFTFLFNDTVRANVAYGDPGKSLADVVAAAKAANAHEFVTALPQGYDTPIGELGVTLSGGQRQRLAIARALLKDAPILILDEATSALDTESERLVQQALERLMVNRTTLVIAHRLSTIRRADRIVVVVRGQIVEEGTHEELLALGAEYRKLHDLQFQDPAPAATDPDRLLH
- a CDS encoding sensor histidine kinase — its product is MFQHRFLDTDATLTLGGISPTEKVIAFCRVLLATATFAIMIVDPKAPLWPVVAYPLVGSYVAVSLVLFLLVRSEVVRGRKVGPYSVVLDMVYGVLITLFTERGATPFFLLNLFVIASVSVRWGFRASAPVTIFLAGLYPVLIFVASRWLEPDFFSVQRAHFFRPIYLVALGYLIAYLGEHERRSKQKLGVMLDLTTAIRPGRPPGWALTHIMRRILRHYDAPRGVVVLRDPESRRYFTWDMDRTGGRLKVGLRISETDPYPLPFASSTEAFFCNTSDPRGLSALCYDVVSGATQRKVVAGDARLPASGSDQALLMVPILIQRELRGRAMVLRKRRPKFAREDMEFLLLVVGQAAAAFEAARLQAKAEEVAVLEERARIARDLHDGFIQSLAGIDLRAEACLKMIEKDPARVPRELAELQQTVERGYREVRHYLNVLRSSSREAHDLRTTLEQVAAEFSIRERLRVALELPADEAELPPSTAYELTQIVREALRNAVRHGSAKEATVKLTVYGPHCSLLIQDNGRGFKPSSGSVGADGVVQPHVVPWSIRERTASLGGTLRVRSPAGRGVEIHVVVPATSTESASTRSRRTA